A single Mastomys coucha isolate ucsf_1 chromosome X, UCSF_Mcou_1, whole genome shotgun sequence DNA region contains:
- the LOC116091383 gene encoding LOW QUALITY PROTEIN: protein phosphatase 1A-like (The sequence of the model RefSeq protein was modified relative to this genomic sequence to represent the inferred CDS: substituted 1 base at 1 genomic stop codon), producing the protein MGAFLDKPKMEKHNAQGQKNGLRCGLSSIQGWRVEMEDAHTAMIGLWRRLETWSFFAIYNGHTGFPVAKYCCEHLLNHITNNQDFKGPAGAPSVENVKNGIRTGFLENDKHMRVMSEKKHGADRSGSTAVGVLISPQHTYFINYRDSRGLLHRNIKVHFFTQDHKPSNLLEKEXIQNVGGLVMIQCVNGSLAEWRALGDFDYKCVNGKGPTEQLVSPEPEVHDIERSEENIPSLPPGGELASKRNVIEAIYNRLNPYKNDDTDSASTDDMW; encoded by the exons ATGGGAGCATTTTTAGACAAGCCAAAGATGGAAAAACATAATGCCCAGGGGCAGAAGAATGGGTTGCGATGTGGCCTAAGCAGCATACAAGGCTGGCGAGTTGAAATGGAGGATGCACATACAGCTATGATCGGTTTGTGGAGAAGACTTGAGACATGGTCATTCTTTGCTATATATAATGGGCATACTGGTTTTCCAGTTGCCAAATACTGCTGTGAGCACTTGTTAAATCACATCACCAATAACCAGGATTTTAAAGGGCCTGCAGGAGCACCCTCTGTGGAAAATGTAAAGAATGGAATCAGAACAGGTTTTTTGGAGAATGATAAACATATGAGAGTTATGTCGGAGAAGAAACATGGTGCAGATAGAAGTGGGTCAACAGCTGTGGGTGTCTTAATTTCTCCCCAACATACTTATTTCATTAACTATAGAGACTCGAGAGGTTTACTTCATAGGAATATAAAAGTTCACTTCTTCACACAAGACCACAAACCAAGTAATCTGCTGGAAAAAGAATGAATTCAGAATGTAGGGGGCTTGGTGATGATTCAGTGTGTCAATGGCTCTCTGGCTGAATGGAGGGCCCTTGGGGATTTTGATTACAAATGTGTCAATGGAAAAGGTCCCACAGAGCAGCTTGTCTCACCAGAGCCTGAAGTCCATGATATTGAAAGGTCTGAAGAA AACATCCCCAGCCTCCCACCAGGGGGTGAATTGGCAAGCAAGCGGAATGTAATTGAAGCCATTTACAATAGACTGAACCCTTACAAAAATGATGACACTGATTCTGCATCAACTGATGATATGTGGTAA